One part of the Anaeromyxobacter sp. Fw109-5 genome encodes these proteins:
- the thiE gene encoding thiamine phosphate synthase, which yields MAVPVVHLITDRRLARDLPARLAAALAGLPPGRVLVQLREKDLGGRDLLALARAVAAACRAAGQRIVVNDRVDVALAAGADGVHLPAAGIPAADARRLLGPDALVGVSCHSAAEVRRARDAGASFATVSPIYDTPSKRGYGPPVGLAVLREAAALGLPIVALGGITPARVPEVIAAGAHGVAAIRAWLEGGDPAAAVRALLPATRS from the coding sequence ATGGCCGTTCCCGTTGTCCACCTGATCACCGACCGCCGTCTCGCTCGGGATCTCCCCGCGCGCCTCGCCGCGGCGCTCGCCGGTCTGCCGCCCGGACGGGTGCTCGTCCAGCTGCGGGAGAAGGATCTCGGCGGGCGCGACCTGCTCGCGCTCGCGCGCGCGGTTGCGGCGGCGTGTCGCGCCGCGGGCCAGCGGATCGTGGTGAACGATCGCGTCGACGTGGCGCTCGCCGCGGGCGCGGACGGCGTGCACCTGCCGGCCGCCGGGATCCCGGCGGCGGACGCCCGTCGCCTGCTCGGCCCGGACGCGCTCGTGGGCGTCTCGTGCCACTCCGCGGCGGAGGTGCGGCGCGCGCGCGACGCCGGGGCGAGCTTCGCGACCGTGAGCCCGATCTACGACACGCCCTCGAAGAGGGGGTACGGACCGCCGGTGGGGCTCGCGGTGCTGCGCGAGGCCGCCGCGCTCGGGCTGCCGATCGTCGCGCTCGGCGGGATTACCCCGGCGCGCGTGCCGGAGGTGATCGCCGCGGGCGCGCACGGAGTCGCCGCCATCCGCGCCTGGCTGGAGGGCGGCGACCCGGCCGCGGCCGTTCGCGCCCTGCTCCCGGCCACGAGGAGCTAG
- a CDS encoding IS630-like element ISAnsp10 family transposase, whose product MATIGRPKALLVVSDDEREVLERYARRGRANRHLSFRARIVVRCAAGESNCDVARELRTTNATVGKWRKRFIDQRLDGLLDEPRPGAERTITDDQVERVVVQTLETTPKGRTHWSTRSMAKSVGLSHTTIGRIWRTFGLKPHRTDDFRLSDDPLLIEKVRDVVGLYMAPPHNAVVLCVDEKSQIQALARATPVLPMDLGQPERRTHNYARHGTTDLFAALDMKTGKVTSALYARHRAVEFIKFLGTIDDDVPAQYAVHVVLDNLSTHKTPAVKRWLLRHPRFCLHFTPTHASWLNMVERFFGLLTEHALRRGSHDSVKQLRAAIVEYIETHNDAPKPFRWTKSADDILASLARFGGRTLAAHPT is encoded by the coding sequence ATGGCAACCATCGGCCGCCCGAAAGCTCTGCTCGTCGTGAGCGACGACGAGCGCGAGGTTCTCGAGCGTTACGCCCGTCGAGGTCGCGCGAACCGGCACCTCTCATTTCGGGCGCGCATCGTCGTGCGTTGTGCGGCAGGCGAATCGAACTGCGACGTCGCTCGCGAGCTGCGGACGACGAATGCGACGGTTGGCAAGTGGCGCAAGCGCTTCATCGATCAGCGCCTCGACGGTCTCCTCGACGAGCCGCGGCCGGGGGCCGAGCGGACGATCACAGACGACCAGGTCGAGCGCGTCGTCGTCCAGACGCTCGAGACCACGCCGAAGGGCCGCACGCACTGGAGCACGCGGTCGATGGCGAAGAGCGTCGGGTTGAGCCACACGACGATTGGCCGCATCTGGCGGACCTTCGGCCTGAAGCCGCACCGCACCGACGACTTCCGACTCTCCGACGATCCGCTGCTCATCGAGAAGGTGCGCGACGTCGTCGGCCTCTACATGGCGCCCCCCCACAACGCCGTGGTGCTCTGCGTCGACGAGAAGTCGCAGATTCAGGCCCTTGCCCGCGCCACGCCCGTCTTGCCGATGGACCTCGGTCAACCCGAGCGGCGCACGCACAACTACGCGCGCCACGGCACGACCGACCTCTTCGCCGCCCTCGACATGAAGACCGGGAAGGTCACGAGCGCCCTGTACGCGAGGCATCGCGCCGTCGAGTTCATCAAGTTCCTCGGCACCATCGACGACGACGTGCCGGCTCAGTACGCCGTTCACGTCGTCCTCGACAACCTGTCGACGCACAAGACGCCAGCAGTGAAGCGCTGGCTCCTGCGGCACCCGCGGTTCTGCCTGCACTTCACGCCGACGCACGCGTCTTGGCTGAACATGGTCGAGCGCTTCTTCGGCCTGCTCACGGAGCACGCGCTTCGCCGCGGGTCGCACGACAGCGTCAAGCAGCTCCGCGCCGCCATCGTCGAGTACATCGAGACTCACAACGACGCGCCGAAGCCCTTCCGCTGGACGAAGAGCGCCGACGACATCCTCGCGTCGCTTGCTCGCTTCGGCGGGCGCACCCTCGCGGCGCACCCGACGTGA
- a CDS encoding class I SAM-dependent methyltransferase — protein sequence MSGHGEGHERGAGPGGHGEGRDRHGNPENLDAYLARLEDPSRVEWQKPDEVVSALGLRPGDVACDAGAGPGYFAIRLARAVGPTGRVHAIDVDARMIALLEQRAREAGVTNVRPLHAPEGEGLPPEPCDAILVVNTFHHFPDGPGYLRRLADRLKPGGRIVNVDFHAGELPVGPPADHKVSREAFLSAAAAAGLEVAEERSFLPYQYFLAMRPRAAP from the coding sequence ATGAGCGGACACGGCGAGGGACACGAGCGCGGCGCGGGCCCCGGTGGCCACGGCGAGGGCCGCGACCGCCACGGGAACCCCGAGAACCTCGACGCCTACCTGGCGCGGCTCGAGGACCCGTCGCGCGTCGAGTGGCAGAAGCCGGACGAGGTGGTGTCGGCGCTGGGCCTCCGCCCGGGCGACGTCGCCTGCGACGCGGGCGCGGGGCCGGGCTACTTCGCCATCCGCCTCGCGCGCGCCGTGGGGCCGACCGGCCGCGTCCACGCGATCGACGTCGACGCGAGGATGATCGCGCTGCTCGAGCAGCGCGCGAGGGAGGCGGGGGTCACGAACGTCCGGCCCCTGCACGCGCCCGAGGGCGAGGGGCTGCCGCCCGAGCCGTGCGACGCGATCCTGGTGGTGAACACGTTCCACCACTTCCCCGACGGCCCCGGCTACCTGCGCCGGCTCGCCGACCGGCTGAAGCCCGGCGGACGGATCGTGAACGTGGACTTCCACGCCGGGGAGCTGCCCGTCGGCCCGCCTGCGGATCACAAGGTCTCGCGCGAGGCGTTCCTCTCCGCTGCCGCGGCCGCGGGGCTGGAGGTCGCCGAGGAGCGATCGTTCCTGCCGTACCAGTACTTCCTCGCGATGAGACCCCGCGCCGCGCCCTGA
- a CDS encoding MauE/DoxX family redox-associated membrane protein — protein MSVVLALLRVALGGTFLYAALTKLPDMAAFAESVANYRLVPAALVPAVAAGVIGVELVLGALLVSGRLARGAALVATALLAVFTIGLSQALLRGIDLRCGCFGGTESATWLTVARDGAMLLAALALLVRGPGRLFPARARAARSAQEGATAANG, from the coding sequence ATGAGCGTCGTCCTCGCCCTGCTCCGCGTCGCCCTCGGCGGCACCTTCCTCTACGCGGCCCTCACCAAGCTGCCGGACATGGCCGCGTTCGCCGAGTCCGTCGCGAACTACCGGCTGGTCCCGGCGGCGCTCGTGCCCGCCGTGGCCGCGGGCGTGATCGGGGTCGAGCTCGTCCTCGGGGCGCTGCTCGTCTCCGGCCGGCTCGCCCGCGGCGCGGCGCTCGTGGCGACCGCGCTCCTCGCCGTGTTCACGATCGGTCTCTCGCAGGCGCTGCTGCGCGGGATCGACCTCCGCTGCGGCTGCTTCGGCGGGACCGAGAGCGCGACCTGGCTCACCGTCGCGCGCGACGGGGCGATGCTCCTCGCGGCCCTCGCCCTGCTCGTGCGCGGCCCGGGGAGACTCTTCCCCGCGCGCGCGCGCGCCGCGCGTTCCGCCCAGGAGGGCGCCACGGCGGCGAACGGCTGA
- a CDS encoding rhodanese-like domain-containing protein produces the protein MRTLSEAALVLAAGALLGLAGNAASPRPAALARSVHSAAESGTGMCAVPGAAPVARSPRIAVDEAKGLCDACKAGFADARGATEFAAGHVTNAIHLPPAGHPDEAAAVAALRAYPMVVVYDGDYSCALADEVAQRLLREGLPDVRVLEGAWPAWVAGGGAGTSGFCPACHDHAEAHR, from the coding sequence GTGCGCACGCTGTCGGAAGCCGCCCTCGTCCTCGCCGCCGGAGCGCTCCTCGGGCTCGCCGGAAACGCCGCGAGCCCGAGGCCCGCGGCGCTCGCCCGCTCGGTGCATTCGGCGGCGGAGAGCGGCACGGGCATGTGCGCCGTGCCCGGCGCCGCGCCGGTCGCCCGCTCTCCGCGCATCGCCGTCGACGAGGCGAAGGGGCTGTGCGACGCGTGCAAGGCCGGCTTCGCGGACGCGCGCGGGGCGACCGAATTCGCCGCCGGCCACGTGACCAACGCCATCCACCTGCCGCCCGCCGGGCATCCGGACGAGGCCGCCGCCGTCGCCGCGCTGCGCGCTTACCCGATGGTGGTCGTCTACGACGGCGACTACTCCTGCGCGCTCGCGGACGAGGTCGCCCAGCGGCTCCTCCGCGAGGGGCTCCCGGACGTTCGCGTCCTCGAGGGCGCGTGGCCGGCCTGGGTCGCGGGAGGCGGCGCCGGGACCTCCGGCTTCTGCCCCGCTTGCCACGACCACGCCGAGGCTCACCGATGA
- the queD gene encoding 6-carboxytetrahydropterin synthase QueD, which produces MGVPVFEISKEFLFSAAHQIRFHGGKCERLHGHNWRIRVHARASELNRIGMVIDFADLQRIVADIGGRFDHQNVNEIPPFDELNTTAELLARHFYEEANRAVLEREGGRVRVSKVEVWENEGSLAVYRED; this is translated from the coding sequence ATGGGTGTCCCCGTCTTCGAGATCTCCAAGGAGTTCCTGTTCAGCGCCGCGCACCAGATCCGCTTCCACGGCGGCAAGTGCGAGCGGTTGCACGGTCACAACTGGCGGATCCGCGTCCACGCGCGCGCGTCGGAGCTGAATCGCATCGGCATGGTGATCGACTTCGCGGACCTCCAGCGGATCGTCGCCGACATCGGTGGGCGCTTCGACCACCAGAACGTGAACGAGATCCCGCCGTTCGACGAGCTGAACACCACCGCGGAGCTCCTCGCGCGCCACTTCTACGAGGAGGCGAACCGGGCCGTCCTCGAGCGCGAGGGCGGACGCGTCCGCGTCTCGAAGGTGGAGGTCTGGGAGAACGAGGGCTCGCTCGCCGTCTACCGGGAAGACTGA
- a CDS encoding hemerythrin domain-containing protein yields the protein MLTHIGALAIAEDAVELLLECHGRIRTFTELATRLAMAEGATEEEIAGAAAGVRRYFAEALPLHMQDEEESLLPRLAGRDRQVDAALVTMHRDHEGQSAALARMVELCGELACAPGRHGELAPALAGAAASVREHFERHLALEEEVVFPAVRAVLGDGARAEIVRELRARRGQVQSSR from the coding sequence ATGCTCACCCACATCGGCGCGCTGGCGATCGCGGAGGACGCGGTGGAGCTGCTCCTGGAGTGCCACGGGCGCATCCGCACGTTCACGGAGCTGGCGACCCGCCTGGCGATGGCCGAGGGAGCGACGGAGGAGGAGATCGCCGGGGCCGCGGCCGGCGTGCGCCGCTACTTCGCCGAGGCCCTCCCGCTGCACATGCAGGACGAGGAGGAGTCGCTCCTCCCGCGCCTGGCCGGGCGAGATCGGCAGGTGGACGCCGCCCTCGTGACCATGCACCGGGATCACGAGGGCCAGAGCGCGGCGCTGGCGCGGATGGTCGAGCTGTGCGGGGAGCTCGCCTGCGCCCCCGGCCGCCACGGCGAGCTGGCTCCCGCGCTCGCGGGCGCGGCGGCCTCGGTCCGGGAGCACTTCGAGCGGCACCTCGCCCTGGAGGAGGAGGTCGTGTTCCCCGCCGTCCGAGCGGTGCTGGGCGACGGCGCGCGGGCGGAGATCGTGCGCGAGCTCCGCGCGCGCCGAGGCCAGGTTCAGTCTTCCCGGTAG
- a CDS encoding PD-(D/E)XK nuclease family protein, with translation MAALILARTSLAAARAARRLCDAQDGVLFGPQVATLERLVLPLLAASGDRRAVIDPPTERLVAVEAAREAGGPFGSLEAHDGNAAVLAATLAELRRAEVSVDDARAAARSLAGAAAQRLLALAEALAAFEGRLVAAGALDRAGALRVAADAAARGATCPETVDLDLLVVAGIAEASPAEWDLLATLVARARRSRLLLPYFPERADACAPVEPLLRRVEALHELAGRREIEVVLGRLEGDGRAPLPAALLASMGRGRAARAVAGGQLLAVAAAGEEGEADAAAHTVARLVEDGVPAEEVAVIAAAPRRVAAPLARALAARGIPFASGRGAGLADLPPVRAALDAIVAAGSPTRAVVERLAASSYLASAGPGLALGALLDRAGALDGRATPLAALRRRAAALRAPAAARERAALERAASGLEELSALLAPLGVAATPREHARRLGGFLDAAGVRRRAARGPRDLAARDLAALRALEEAADALARGLAIAGRGEARLEAGAWSALLRVAVEGGALPAPPEPAAGAVELWGLDEAPGFSIHAAVLMGCAEGAFPPSAPPDPLLRDPERIALARQVRRVAVPTAAARRAEAQHRALCAVAAGREVLAFVWAAPGPSGRGGSLAPVLADALAVLGVPVSPVAAPEPGLAAARTEREALRAAVRAGATGVAALAGTTLARRAQAALDLGAVEASRGEALRGRRAAPYAGAISGPAGDALRAMLPAEWAPTQLEGYARCPFRLFLHSAARLPDPAAGDLDQEPRDEGSLLHAALERFVAARRARGAWPPAGDAADVAEAQAAAEAVFLRFEAEGRTGDPAVWAARREAVLARIARVVQAEARDHDGLVPALLEHRFGGTSGNPPLEVRASGETVRLQGRIDRVDASGERLLVIDYKNARDGKAYAELLAPDAMGVTSFQVPAYLAVAARDLPGRERLEATYALLRRAARTEPFTTEASAASVALEAAAGEAGSPAGAYGFALGVVEVVRRIRVGEFPIAPRACEGCPYGAVCRAEGSAGEPDDAGGGA, from the coding sequence GTGGCCGCGCTCATCCTCGCCCGGACGTCCCTCGCCGCGGCAAGGGCAGCGCGACGTCTCTGCGACGCGCAGGACGGCGTCCTGTTCGGGCCGCAGGTCGCGACCCTCGAGCGGCTCGTCCTCCCGCTCCTCGCCGCCTCGGGGGACCGGCGCGCGGTCATCGACCCGCCGACCGAGCGGCTCGTCGCGGTCGAGGCGGCACGCGAGGCGGGCGGTCCCTTCGGATCGCTGGAGGCGCACGACGGGAACGCGGCGGTGCTGGCGGCCACGCTGGCGGAGCTCCGGCGCGCCGAGGTCTCGGTGGACGACGCGCGCGCGGCGGCGCGGAGCCTCGCCGGCGCCGCCGCGCAGCGTCTGCTCGCCCTCGCCGAGGCGCTCGCGGCGTTCGAGGGACGGCTCGTCGCGGCGGGTGCGCTCGACCGGGCGGGAGCGCTGCGGGTCGCGGCGGACGCGGCCGCGCGGGGAGCGACCTGCCCGGAGACGGTCGATCTCGACCTGCTCGTGGTGGCGGGGATCGCGGAGGCGAGCCCCGCCGAGTGGGACCTGCTCGCGACCCTCGTCGCGCGCGCGCGCCGCTCCCGGCTGCTCCTGCCGTACTTTCCCGAGCGCGCCGACGCGTGCGCGCCCGTGGAGCCGCTCCTTCGCCGGGTGGAGGCGCTCCACGAGCTCGCCGGACGGCGCGAGATCGAGGTCGTGCTCGGGCGCCTGGAAGGGGACGGCCGCGCCCCGCTGCCGGCCGCGCTGCTCGCGAGCATGGGCCGCGGGCGGGCCGCGCGAGCCGTCGCTGGCGGCCAGCTCCTCGCGGTCGCGGCCGCGGGGGAGGAGGGGGAGGCGGACGCCGCCGCGCACACCGTCGCGAGGCTGGTCGAGGACGGCGTGCCGGCCGAGGAGGTCGCGGTGATCGCGGCCGCGCCGCGGCGCGTGGCGGCGCCGCTCGCGCGCGCGCTCGCCGCCCGAGGCATCCCGTTCGCCTCCGGGCGCGGCGCCGGGCTCGCCGACCTGCCGCCGGTGCGCGCCGCCCTCGACGCGATCGTCGCCGCGGGGTCGCCCACCCGCGCCGTCGTGGAGCGGCTCGCGGCCTCGAGCTACCTGGCCTCCGCCGGCCCGGGGCTCGCGCTCGGTGCGCTGCTCGACCGGGCCGGGGCGCTCGACGGGCGGGCCACGCCGCTCGCCGCGCTCCGCCGCCGCGCCGCCGCGCTGCGCGCGCCCGCCGCCGCCCGCGAGCGGGCCGCGCTCGAGCGCGCGGCGAGCGGGCTCGAGGAGCTCTCCGCGCTGCTCGCGCCGCTCGGCGTGGCGGCGACGCCGCGCGAGCACGCACGCAGGCTCGGCGGCTTCCTCGACGCGGCGGGGGTTCGCCGGCGCGCGGCGCGCGGCCCGCGGGACCTCGCCGCGCGCGATCTCGCCGCGCTGCGCGCGCTCGAGGAGGCGGCGGACGCGCTCGCGCGGGGGCTCGCGATCGCCGGGCGCGGTGAGGCACGGCTCGAGGCGGGCGCGTGGAGCGCCCTGCTCCGCGTCGCCGTGGAGGGCGGGGCGTTGCCGGCGCCTCCCGAGCCGGCCGCGGGCGCGGTGGAGCTGTGGGGGCTCGACGAGGCGCCGGGGTTCTCGATCCACGCCGCCGTCCTCATGGGCTGCGCCGAGGGCGCGTTCCCGCCTTCCGCCCCGCCCGACCCGCTGCTCCGCGACCCGGAGCGGATCGCTCTCGCGCGCCAGGTCCGCCGGGTCGCGGTCCCGACCGCCGCCGCGCGGCGCGCCGAGGCGCAGCACCGCGCGCTCTGCGCGGTCGCCGCGGGCCGCGAGGTCCTCGCGTTCGTATGGGCGGCGCCCGGGCCGTCGGGGCGGGGCGGATCGCTGGCGCCGGTGCTCGCCGACGCCCTCGCCGTGCTCGGCGTGCCCGTGTCGCCGGTGGCGGCTCCCGAGCCGGGGCTCGCCGCCGCCCGCACCGAGCGCGAGGCGCTCCGGGCGGCGGTCCGCGCCGGAGCGACGGGCGTCGCCGCGCTCGCGGGGACGACGCTCGCGAGGCGCGCGCAGGCCGCGCTCGACCTGGGCGCGGTGGAGGCGTCCCGCGGCGAGGCGCTCCGCGGTCGCCGGGCCGCGCCATACGCGGGGGCGATCTCGGGACCTGCCGGCGACGCGCTCCGGGCGATGCTCCCCGCCGAGTGGGCCCCCACGCAGCTCGAGGGCTACGCGCGCTGCCCGTTCCGGCTCTTCCTCCATTCCGCCGCGCGGCTGCCCGATCCTGCCGCGGGCGACCTCGATCAGGAGCCACGCGACGAGGGGAGCCTGCTGCACGCCGCGCTGGAGCGGTTCGTGGCGGCGCGGCGCGCGCGCGGCGCGTGGCCGCCGGCGGGCGACGCCGCCGACGTGGCGGAGGCGCAGGCGGCCGCCGAGGCGGTGTTCCTGCGCTTCGAGGCGGAAGGCCGCACCGGAGACCCCGCGGTGTGGGCGGCGCGGCGCGAGGCGGTGCTGGCGCGCATCGCGCGCGTGGTTCAGGCGGAGGCGCGCGACCACGACGGGCTCGTGCCGGCGCTCCTCGAGCACCGCTTCGGCGGGACCTCCGGCAACCCCCCGCTCGAGGTGCGGGCGAGCGGCGAGACCGTGCGCCTCCAGGGACGGATCGACCGCGTGGACGCGTCGGGCGAGCGGCTCCTCGTCATCGACTACAAGAACGCGCGCGACGGGAAGGCGTACGCGGAGCTGCTCGCCCCGGACGCGATGGGCGTGACGAGCTTCCAGGTGCCGGCGTACCTCGCGGTGGCGGCGCGCGACCTGCCCGGGCGGGAGCGGCTCGAGGCCACCTACGCGCTCCTGCGGCGGGCGGCGCGGACCGAGCCCTTCACCACCGAGGCGTCGGCGGCGTCTGTCGCGCTCGAGGCGGCGGCCGGCGAGGCGGGCTCGCCGGCCGGGGCGTACGGGTTCGCGCTGGGTGTCGTCGAGGTCGTGCGGCGCATCCGGGTGGGCGAGTTCCCGATCGCGCCGCGCGCGTGCGAGGGCTGCCCGTACGGCGCGG